DNA from Actinoplanes sp. SE50/110:
CCTGGCGATCGCCAACGACCCGGACGCGGACCGCTGCGCGGTGGCGATCCCCGGCCCGGACGGCGCGTGGCGGCCGCTGCGCGGCGACGAGCTCGGGGTGCTGCTCGCCGACCATCTGATCCGGCGCGGCACGCCCGGCGTGTACGCCACCACGATCGTCTCGTCGACGCTGCTGGGCCGGTTGTGTGCGGCCCGGGGGGTGCCGTACGCGGAGACGCTGACCGGCTTCAAGTGGATCGTCCGGGCGGCCGACGACCTGGCCTTCGGCTACGAGGAGGCGCTCGGCTACTGCGTCGCCCCGGCCATGGTGCGGGACAAGGACGGGATCACCGCGGCGCTGACCGCGGCCGAGCTGGCCGCCGGGCTCAAGGCGCGGGGCCGGACGCTGGCCGACCGGCTGGACGAGTTGGCCGTCGAGTTCGGCGTGCACGCCACCGATCAGCTCTCGATGCGGGTCGACGACCTGGCCGAGATCGGCGCGGCGATGACCCGGGCCCGCCGGCGGCCGCCGGCCACCCTGCTCGGCGAGCCGATCGGCTCGGTCACCGACCTGCTGCCGGAGAACGACGTGCTGACCTTCCGCACCGACGCCGTCCGGGTGGTGATCCGGCCGTCCGGCACCGAGCCGAAACTCAAGGCGTACCTGGAAGTGGTCGAGCCGGTCGGCGACGGTGACGTGGCCGCGGCCCGGGAACGTGCGGCCGGCGGCCTGCGCGCGCTGCGCGCCGAGATCGCCGCCGTCCTCGGCATCTAGGTCGTTGCCTCCCGGGTGTCCGACCGGACACCCGGGAACGCCGTCAGACCGCCTTGGGAGCGCCGAGGGCGGCTGAGATCGCCTTGCCCAGGGTGGCGACCACCAGCGCGACGCTGGGGCGCACGATGGAGTCCTCCAGGTTGGCGCCGGCCGCGAAGCCGGCGCCCGCGGAGATCTCCTCAAGCCGGCGGTGGGCCTGCTCGGCCTGGTCGGCGGGGAGTTTCAGGGCCGGCTCCATGCGGGCGGCACAGAGCAGCGTGCACAGCGCCGCGGTGCGCTCGGACGGCGTCTTGTCCGAGGTGAGCGCCTCGGCCAGACGGCCGCGGATCTCCGCCTCGAAGGCCGGGTCGGTGGTCGGGTAGCGGTGCACGTGGATGTAGTCGAGCTGGGTCTCATCCACGTCCTTGACCACACCGCGGGCGCACAGGTCCTCCAGGACCCGGGTGCGCAGCCGGTGGCGCAGGCGCTGCAGCCACTGGGCCGGGGTGTGCGGCGGGTCGCCGGCCACCTTGGTCAGCACCGCGTCGGCGATCGTGTCGCCGGTCGGCGTCTCGTCCTTGACCTGCAGGTAGCCGTCGACGTAGGCGACCCGGCCCGCCAGCGCGAGATCGATCAGCACGGCGGCGGCCATGCCGAGATCGAGCCCGATCCGGGAGCCGGTCGCTTTACCCGTCTGATCGTCGTACGCGAGAAGTAGGAGTTCCTCGGCGAGCGGAATGGAGGTCATGGAGAAAACATAACGGCTGTGCGCTCGACCGCCAGTAGCCCGTTGGTCGCCATCCGGTTCACCAGCCGGAATTCGGGGAGGCGACACTGGTTCGCATGAACACCAACACCAACGAGCCGTTCATCCACCCCTCGGCGGACGTGGAGGACGGCGCCCGGATCGGGGCCGGCACCAAGGTCTGGCACATCGCCCACATCCGCTCCAGCGCGACGGTCGGTGACGACACGGTGATCGGCCGCAACGTCTACCTGGACGCGAACGCGGTGGTCGGCAGCCGGGTCAAGATCCAGAACAATGTCTCGGTCTACCAGGGCGTCACCATCGAGGACGAGGTCTTCGTCGGCCCCTGCGTCGTCTTCACCAACGACCTGCGGCCGCGCGCGCAGAACCCGGACTGGACGATCACCCCGACCCTGATCCGCCGCGGCGCGTCGATCGGCGCCAACGCGACGCTGGTCTGCGGCATCGAGGTGGGCGAGTTCGCGATGATCGCGGCCGGGTCGGTCGTCACCAAGGACGTCGCGCCGTACCAGTTGGTGCGCGGCAACCCGGCACGGCCCGCCGGCTGGGTCGACGAGAAGGGCGAGATCGTCAGCCGGGATCCGGAGCGACGCCCGTAAGGCGGGACCGGGAGGCTCCCGTCGCCGGGAGCCTCCGCGCCGCGTCAGCCGCCGATGACCACGCGGCGGATCGAGCCGAGCCGCTCCGGGTCGGTGACCCGCCGGCCGTCCACGACCACCTCGACGCCGGGCAGCTCGGCCGGGCCGAGGGTCCGGTACTCGGCGTGGTCGGCCTGCACGATCGCCGAGTCCACCGCCTCGCCGCCCCACGCCGGCAGCCCGTGCGCCTCGAGTTCCTCCGCGGTGTACATCGGGTCGGACACGTACGCCGTGGCGCCGCGCCGCTTCAGCTCCTCGACGGTCGGGAAGACGCCGGAGAACGCGGTCTCCTTGACGCCACCCCGGTACGCCGCGCCGAGCACCAGCACGCTGCGCCCGGCCAGGTCGCCGACGGCCGCGGCGAGCAGGTCCACCGCGTACGACGGCATCGCGGCGTTGGCCTCACGGGCCGCCCGGACCACCGTGGCGGTCGGGTCGTTCCACAGGTAGAGCCGCGGGTAGACCGGGATGCAGTGCCCGCCGACCGCGATGCCCGGCCGGTGGATGTGGCTGTACGGCTGCGTGTTGCAGGCGTCGATCACCAGGTTCACGTCGATGCCCAGGGTGTCGGCGTACCGCGCGAACTGGTTGGCCAGC
Protein-coding regions in this window:
- a CDS encoding GPP34 family phosphoprotein; translation: MTSIPLAEELLLLAYDDQTGKATGSRIGLDLGMAAAVLIDLALAGRVAYVDGYLQVKDETPTGDTIADAVLTKVAGDPPHTPAQWLQRLRHRLRTRVLEDLCARGVVKDVDETQLDYIHVHRYPTTDPAFEAEIRGRLAEALTSDKTPSERTAALCTLLCAARMEPALKLPADQAEQAHRRLEEISAGAGFAAGANLEDSIVRPSVALVVATLGKAISAALGAPKAV
- a CDS encoding acyltransferase, producing MNTNTNEPFIHPSADVEDGARIGAGTKVWHIAHIRSSATVGDDTVIGRNVYLDANAVVGSRVKIQNNVSVYQGVTIEDEVFVGPCVVFTNDLRPRAQNPDWTITPTLIRRGASIGANATLVCGIEVGEFAMIAAGSVVTKDVAPYQLVRGNPARPAGWVDEKGEIVSRDPERRP